The following are from one region of the Rhipicephalus microplus isolate Deutch F79 chromosome 1, USDA_Rmic, whole genome shotgun sequence genome:
- the LOC142817876 gene encoding uncharacterized protein LOC142817876 isoform X1 yields the protein MKVSCAHFVLCVHTKWHCGTENRSAQARGAVFPVYGLSSFDYDGKDINEELGRLQRKTLENVEQVEMVVRLNKLRMERELVEKRTTYDSFPMTPRDADNAIAMPEQTLKECAVSEEAKVSKLEGELYEALLSCELFRQRTQSLLAEVTQLATVVEQLAETDSDDEDTVSTRTSSDSRE from the exons ATGAAAGTGAGCTGCGCGCACTTCGTTTTGTGTGTGCACACTAAATGGCACTGTGGCACGGAGAATCGTTCAGCGCAAGCACGAGGAGCGGTGTTCCCTGTATAC GGATTGTCTAGTTTTGACTACGACGGAAAGGACATCAACGAGGAACTAGGGCGATTACAACGAAAGACTTTGGAAAATGTGGAACAAGTCGAGATGGTAGTAAGATTGAACAAG ctcagGATGGAAAGAG AACTTGTAGAGAAGAGGACGACTTACGACAGTTTTCCAATGACACCAAGAGATGCTGATAACGCGATTGCGATGCCGGAACAAACACTGAAGGAAT GCGCTGTTTCCGAGGAGGCGAAGGTTTCAAAACTGGAAGGTGAGCTGTACGAAGCTCTTCTGTCCTGCGAGCTTTTCAGACA GCGAACTCAATCTCTGCTGGCGGAAGTGACTCAACTGGCCACAGTCGTGGAGCAACTGGCTGAGACTGACTCGGATGACGAGGACACGGTGTCCACCCGCACAAGCAGCG ACTCCCGGGAATAA
- the LOC142817875 gene encoding uncharacterized protein LOC142817875, whose product MELRLPCVETGGDGTDTLHLPAPTASRSADGETGAQSKPSGSRRGGGAAEWTEGQTRLLLEYYLKYFPQIGPFKKFKNRKQAFKQISMDIEAVLGIAKTPEQCENRYKTVIRRRKASSDHNKRSGASPTPVPFDDEVKKIESIDDSIEPEVERDASGATFKASPESPAVLSPANTTEENKTQSSNPDTKPRVGTARLAHMQLFFTEMRALQEEKEAQKAARRQEKENRRAERQAERQVLREERRKMHEEKMEILRQAFGLPK is encoded by the exons ATGGAGCTCAGATTGCCATGCGTTGAAACAGGAGGTG ATGGCACAGATACTCTGCACCTGCCAGCTCCCACTGCATCAAGATCAGCTGACGGGGAGACTGGTGCTCAAAGCAAGCCATCAGGCTCCAGGAGAGGAGGTGGAG CTGCTGAATGGACAGAGGGGCAAACAAGGCTGCTCCTAGAGTACTACCTCAAATATTTCCCTCAGATTGGCCCATTTAAAAAATTCAAAAACAGGAAGCAAGCCTTTAAACAAATATCGATGGACATCGAGGCTGTGCTTGGCATAGCCAAAACCCCAGAACAGTGTGAAAATAGGTACAAAACAGTAATTAGGCGTCGGAAGGCGTCTTCCGACCATAACAAAAGGTCTGGTGCTTCACCCACCCCTGTGCCTTTTGACGACgaggtgaaaaaaattgaaagcattGATGACAGCATTGAACCGGAGGTAGAGCGAGACGCCTCAGGGGCTACATTCAAAGCCTCGCCCGAATCTCCGGCCGTGTTGTcacctgccaacaccactgaGGAAAATAAGACGCAGTCCTCAAATCCCGACACGAAGCCACGGGTAGGAACTGCACGCCTGGCACACATGCAGTTGTTTTTTACTGAAATGAGGGCACTGCAAGAAGAAAAGGAGGCTCAAAAGGCGGCCAGacgtcaagaaaaagaaaatcgaaGAGCTGAAAGGCAGGCCGAGCGACAGGTGCTTCGTGAAGAGCGGCGCAAAATGcatgaagaaaaaatggagatTCTCCGTCAGGCCTTTGGACTTCCAAAATAA
- the LOC142817876 gene encoding uncharacterized protein LOC142817876 isoform X2 produces MSQSSLSGLSSFDYDGKDINEELGRLQRKTLENVEQVEMVVRLNKLRMERELVEKRTTYDSFPMTPRDADNAIAMPEQTLKECAVSEEAKVSKLEGELYEALLSCELFRQRTQSLLAEVTQLATVVEQLAETDSDDEDTVSTRTSSDSRE; encoded by the exons ATGTCGCAGAGCTCCTTAAGC GGATTGTCTAGTTTTGACTACGACGGAAAGGACATCAACGAGGAACTAGGGCGATTACAACGAAAGACTTTGGAAAATGTGGAACAAGTCGAGATGGTAGTAAGATTGAACAAG ctcagGATGGAAAGAG AACTTGTAGAGAAGAGGACGACTTACGACAGTTTTCCAATGACACCAAGAGATGCTGATAACGCGATTGCGATGCCGGAACAAACACTGAAGGAAT GCGCTGTTTCCGAGGAGGCGAAGGTTTCAAAACTGGAAGGTGAGCTGTACGAAGCTCTTCTGTCCTGCGAGCTTTTCAGACA GCGAACTCAATCTCTGCTGGCGGAAGTGACTCAACTGGCCACAGTCGTGGAGCAACTGGCTGAGACTGACTCGGATGACGAGGACACGGTGTCCACCCGCACAAGCAGCG ACTCCCGGGAATAA